A segment of the Odoribacter splanchnicus DSM 20712 genome:
AAGAAAAGGTAAAAGCGGATGAAGCGAATTTTGTTCCTAACTTACCGGCTTATTATACTTACGAAGAACTGCTGATGCTCGATGCCGGTAGTTGGTTCAATAACGAGAATCTCGAAGAAGCCCTGCCCGGATTGGCTAAAGAAAAGCAATATATTTCCACACTGGAAGACCTGATTATGTATTCGAAAGGGTATCGGTTGATCCGGGACCGCAATCAACCGGGAATGCCACGACAATACTCCATTGTCGGGAAAACAGGGGAAACGATTACCAGCTTGAGCGGTACGGCCGATATCGTGAAATATGATTTCGGGTATGAAATCGATCCGGTATGGGAAGCCGGAAATAAGAATATCCCGGGAATCTATATCGAATTTAAAGAACCCTGGCTGAATCCCAAAGGATTCGAACAGATCGTGTATGATGTACTGGCCAATACGCAGGATATGAATATTATCGAAAAACCGGAACCCGAGGACACGCCTTTTTATATCAACAACGGGACGATTAATGTAGGAAATACCAACGGTAAAGTGATCCTGCAAACCTTCTCTTTGGAAAGTTTAGTCCGGGTGGCCGAGGTATTCCAGGGCAAAGTTCCCATGTGTTTCCTGTTGTGGAAAGGGACCGGTGCTACCGATCTCACTTATGACGATCCGCTGGGATATGCTTCTTTTATCAACCTGGGCGTAAAATATAAAGCACATTTTATCGGACCGTGTATCGCGGGGGCCCCTAATGATTATCCTGAATTGGATCAACCCTGGCAGGATTACCTGATCCATCGGGCGAAGATGAAAAACCATCCTTATACTTTCGATACCTATGATCAGATGGCGAAGTATTTCGGACAATATAATTTCGGCGTAGCCGACGGAATGTTCAATCCTCCCTATTTGGATGCTTTATTTACCAACCATTCCGATATGAGTATCAACTATATGATTACGCACGGATGGCGGAAGAGTCCTGCTTCCCAGACCCTGGTCGATGCAAGGGAAGTATTGAGAAAATTGGGATACTTAGATAATAATTAATTAGGGTGAATTTCAAAACTTTGTAAAAATGAATCAGATGAAAAAACAAATATTTTTCCCCACCTTTTTGGTTGCGATCTTTTTATGGTCCGGGAATATTCAGGCTCAGGTTGAAGATGTGGCCAATCCGCTGTTGAAATATGTCAATCGGAACAATGGACTCAGATTTACTGCCGGAGGCCGTTTGTTTACCGATGTAGCTTATTATCATTCCGAATATACGCCGATGAAATCGGGGGCTGCTATTACCGATGCACGTATCCGTACTTCATTGAAATACAAACAATTCTATTTTTATGCCGATTTCGATTTTTCTAAAGGTTCTTTCAAACAGAAGAATATTTTCGGACAATACAACTTTAAAGAGAATTACCGGGGGGTACAGAGTGTGAAAGCCGGTTATTTTTGCGAGCCTTCTACGATGGCTTACAATACGAGTCTTTATAACTATCATTTTATTTCCCGTCCGGCAGTCGTCAATGCTTTGGCGCCTGGCCGAAGTCTGGGGATTACTTATAAGTTTTTCAATCAGAAGGTGTTGGCCGATCAGGGTATTTTTGCCGAAAATAAATACAATGATCAGATCAGCGGATTTCAGGGGTTTAGTCTGAGCGGTCGTTGGTTGTATAAGGTGATCAACGACGATTATATGACGCTGCATGTCGGATTGGGATTGCGTTACTCCCGGATAAATACCGGACGGGTAGTCGATGACGATGCTTTTAAAACTGAAGTAACTATAGAGTCGGCCATGGAGACTTATGTGGATGCGACTACAAAATTTCTGAATGCCGATGTCGCCTGGGCTAAGAATATTCTCGATCTGAATCCGGAACTCTTGTTTAAGACCGACCGTTTGTTCGTCCGCGGGGAATATCTGTATAAACGTTTGTACAAAGACCGGCCCGATTTTGAATTATTCACCAATCAACTGGGAGGAGTATGGAGTTGGACGACGCTGGATGCCTGGAAAGCCGGTAACCCGATCCGCAGTACCAAATTCGACGGTGGTTATGTAGAAGCCGGCTATCTGATCATGGGCAACCGTTATACCTACAACGACGAATACGGTTTACTGGACGGTATGAATGAAAAGAATTCGCTGGAAATCGTCGCCCGTTATAGCATTGTCAATCTCAACGATATCAATAAAGGAGATTTTTTCCTGATCGGAAAGCATGTTTTCTACCCGGGCGGAGTCGTTTCGGATTATCCTCCTGTCTCGACGAGTATCGGAGGGGGTAAAATGCAGGCGGCTACCGTCGGTTTGAACTATACACTGAATCAGTATATCAAGGTGATGGGGGAATACAAATACAGCCGTTTGAGTAATGTGTATTATCCGATGGATAAGAATTTCCATGAATTGCAGATGCGGTTGATGGTTTCGTTTTAGTTTTACCGGACAGCAATGATAAAAATCAGCGAGATACTGTCAGGAAACAGTATCTCGCCAAAATATACTTTTTAAGGAATGCCTGTCTGGATTTTTGCCTTATTAGCCTCCTTATGTTAAAATGATGTATATAAAACAGAAACAGGATCTCCGGTGACTGTAAATGCATTGACGGCCGGTGGGGTTATGTGATAAAAGGTTAGGTCGTCTTTATAATGATTATTGTTTAAAATGATTTTTTTCCCCGACTTTTTGAAATAATAGACCAAAAACGGCATATCATCTAAAGCTTCACATTCAAAAATAAAATGGATATACTTGTCATTTTCGTAATAACGATTCATGTGTGCTATATCCGGTTGTAGAAAATATATACCTTGAGGTGTTTTTTCTAATTTGCCATTATACGCGAACTCTTGAAAATCAATGTATCGGGCTGGGATTAATTCTTGCTCTGTAACTCTGTATAGCATTTGTTCAAATTCTCGCTGCCATAATATTTCATTATTGCATTTGGTAAATGGTTTTAGAGGCCGGCAGTTGTAATGAGGGGTGTATTTTAAGTATGAGTTAATCCGTTTTTTATTGCGATAATCCCAAAGTATGATTTGGTCTTCAAATGCTGCTCCATTAAAAATAAGTATCGAATCATTTAGTATTTCAAAAGAGTCGGCAAAAAAAGGTAATTCTTGCAGAGCAATTGGCATCCCGTTTAATTCCTGATCCTTCGCAAATCAAATCCAATGGCTTGGTGCTAAATTTGACTTTATAACAAGCATTTGAGCCTTGTCGGGTAGGAGTACACTGTTCTAAATTACCATCGGCACGGCATTTCAAGGAAAATCCTGATTTGTTATTGGGACATGTACAGCTTACTGATTTTAGTTTATCTCCTTTGTTGTATCCTTCATCTTGTGCCAGTGCTTCTACATTGTAGCCAAGCATTTGTTGTAAAAAATTATTAGAGCGATCAAAACTAATAAAACTTATGATTTGGCTTAATAATGTAGCTGTTATTAATATTAGAAAGTAGCAAGACGAGTCGTTGGGTATAAAGTCTTTCAACCATCTATTTTTTCTTTTTTAGTTTAATATTGTTTGTCATAACAAAAATATATTAATTTTAAGAAAAAACAAAAAATATTCTTAATTATTTCAAATATTGAAATCAAGTATTTTTTGTCCCTATTTGTAATATGGGAAGTAACTGTATCACGCATTCTGTTCCGCAATAGGTTTGTTGTATACAGTATGGATGTATCCTGTTTTCTAAGGGAATCTGACTTTTTATTTTTTTGCTATGTAAGTTTTGCTACATT
Coding sequences within it:
- a CDS encoding 6-bladed beta-propeller, with product MPIALQELPFFADSFEILNDSILIFNGAAFEDQIILWDYRNKKRINSYLKYTPHYNCRPLKPFTKCNNEILWQREFEQMLYRVTEQELIPARYIDFQEFAYNGKLEKTPQGIYFLQPDIAHMNRYYENDKYIHFIFECEALDDMPFLVYYFKKSGKKIILNNNHYKDDLTFYHITPPAVNAFTVTGDPVSVLYTSF
- a CDS encoding porin family protein gives rise to the protein MKKQIFFPTFLVAIFLWSGNIQAQVEDVANPLLKYVNRNNGLRFTAGGRLFTDVAYYHSEYTPMKSGAAITDARIRTSLKYKQFYFYADFDFSKGSFKQKNIFGQYNFKENYRGVQSVKAGYFCEPSTMAYNTSLYNYHFISRPAVVNALAPGRSLGITYKFFNQKVLADQGIFAENKYNDQISGFQGFSLSGRWLYKVINDDYMTLHVGLGLRYSRINTGRVVDDDAFKTEVTIESAMETYVDATTKFLNADVAWAKNILDLNPELLFKTDRLFVRGEYLYKRLYKDRPDFELFTNQLGGVWSWTTLDAWKAGNPIRSTKFDGGYVEAGYLIMGNRYTYNDEYGLLDGMNEKNSLEIVARYSIVNLNDINKGDFFLIGKHVFYPGGVVSDYPPVSTSIGGGKMQAATVGLNYTLNQYIKVMGEYKYSRLSNVYYPMDKNFHELQMRLMVSF
- a CDS encoding glycerophosphodiester phosphodiesterase family protein, yielding MIKRWVYVALAFGLGMSAMSCENQKFNDVKVDVDRVHVDELSPEMIKVRDYVPEYAVIAHRGSTFWTPEETESAYRWAREIGADYLECDMQVSKDGVVLALHDDNLKRTTNIETVFGETLPREIRKNYYMKIGYSETEAEEKVKADEANFVPNLPAYYTYEELLMLDAGSWFNNENLEEALPGLAKEKQYISTLEDLIMYSKGYRLIRDRNQPGMPRQYSIVGKTGETITSLSGTADIVKYDFGYEIDPVWEAGNKNIPGIYIEFKEPWLNPKGFEQIVYDVLANTQDMNIIEKPEPEDTPFYINNGTINVGNTNGKVILQTFSLESLVRVAEVFQGKVPMCFLLWKGTGATDLTYDDPLGYASFINLGVKYKAHFIGPCIAGAPNDYPELDQPWQDYLIHRAKMKNHPYTFDTYDQMAKYFGQYNFGVADGMFNPPYLDALFTNHSDMSINYMITHGWRKSPASQTLVDAREVLRKLGYLDNN